A stretch of Halogeometricum sp. S1BR25-6 DNA encodes these proteins:
- a CDS encoding HEPN domain-containing protein has translation MEDKILQGQFQIPGKEGEECGGKVEFTPEDGVLVKLFNIGDELFVDKTPDRVRQIVGMSTDAEPIRLHQCSRKNISSTSGSLGRAKTKTYHAQSMFVGYPFINNNPAFDDLEVYQPLLADWADLSGPVTNLSDVTFPASKPGDILRVEYTQPDLPSVRINGIEIEIATKPTTNMGQVDLGQISVEVFWRITPRKNQVPFSQYMRTVQNLQDLLSFALAQPVGIWKLIGNVDIPYESKDVEISYQPSPNIKQSDGERAHNVLFRLDDVHSSFEEILKTWFEKSEVLTPVFHLYFATQDNSAMYVQNKLLNLTQALETYHRRSVGGTYLSEQEYEDVYQDLITFLNGQLGQRYGLKNDFTTHLRKGTFRHANEYSLGKRLGELISEHEGTLRELHWNLIGKERAVVDTRNYLTHYDEKGKAVLGKEQIHLVWGLQQLVEVCLLAEMGIPENHVVEQMSDRYRDREIK, from the coding sequence ATGGAAGACAAGATACTTCAAGGACAATTTCAGATCCCTGGGAAAGAAGGCGAAGAATGCGGCGGAAAAGTCGAGTTCACTCCCGAAGATGGAGTACTTGTCAAGCTCTTCAACATAGGGGATGAACTGTTCGTTGACAAAACACCTGACCGAGTAAGACAGATTGTCGGAATGTCAACGGACGCGGAGCCCATTCGGTTACACCAATGTAGTAGGAAGAATATATCCAGTACTTCTGGATCCCTCGGGAGGGCGAAAACAAAAACGTACCATGCTCAGTCAATGTTCGTGGGATATCCGTTCATCAACAACAATCCTGCATTTGATGACTTGGAAGTCTACCAACCCCTTCTGGCGGACTGGGCGGATCTCTCTGGACCAGTAACAAATCTTTCGGACGTTACTTTTCCAGCAAGTAAACCTGGAGATATCCTACGAGTTGAATACACTCAACCAGATCTACCTTCAGTAAGGATCAACGGAATAGAGATCGAGATAGCTACTAAGCCAACGACCAACATGGGGCAAGTTGATTTGGGGCAGATCTCAGTGGAGGTATTCTGGAGAATCACTCCACGCAAAAACCAAGTCCCATTTAGCCAGTATATGCGAACCGTTCAGAACCTCCAGGATCTACTCTCTTTTGCACTTGCCCAACCAGTCGGTATCTGGAAACTTATCGGAAATGTCGATATTCCATATGAATCAAAAGATGTTGAGATTAGTTACCAGCCTAGCCCCAATATTAAGCAATCAGATGGAGAGCGAGCGCATAATGTTCTATTCCGCCTTGACGATGTTCACAGTTCCTTCGAGGAGATCCTAAAAACGTGGTTCGAAAAGTCAGAAGTTCTGACACCGGTGTTCCACCTCTATTTCGCAACACAGGACAACTCAGCGATGTATGTGCAGAACAAACTCCTGAATCTCACTCAGGCGCTTGAGACCTATCATCGGCGGTCTGTAGGTGGCACCTACCTAAGTGAACAGGAGTATGAAGATGTTTACCAGGATCTGATCACTTTCCTGAACGGACAACTTGGCCAGAGATATGGCCTAAAGAACGATTTCACAACGCATTTGAGAAAAGGAACATTCAGACATGCGAATGAGTATTCGCTGGGAAAGCGCTTAGGTGAACTAATCAGTGAACACGAAGGCACGCTCAGGGAACTTCATTGGAATTTGATCGGTAAAGAGAGGGCTGTCGTCGATACTCGGAACTATCTCACGCACTATGATGAGAAGGGCAAAGCAGTACTCGGAAAGGAACAAATTCACCTTGTCTGGGGGCTTCAACAGTTAGTAGAGGTCTGCTTACTAGCAGAGATGGGGATTCCAGAAAACCATGTCGTAGAACAGATGTCGGACCGATACAGGGATCGCGAAATAAAGTAA
- a CDS encoding DNA primase: MTWRQATREEIYAYYADEFPSYVNQMPSFITPAGPKQYALAFRESHPVRKNEVPAKDFIRRDTRQTNASGEHTHCEFDEFEDIVEFIRHPARNDPLERSTFALADPALLDKPDPCPDAVYYALDHWERPWILLVDIDAKTIARKRAERTVADDVDNRDTEDFLDAAGIRAASPTGYPYAFEDVDRAIEYGFEVRDIFEDDFDAEETMVMYSGQGVHVYLLDTDLAHRYDTKSREVLNDLLLDTYGIPIDPVVTADRRRVARLPYSLHADVCSIVQPIDSPNFDIRTATPEFIDS; the protein is encoded by the coding sequence ATGACGTGGCGACAGGCTACTCGCGAGGAAATCTACGCCTACTACGCCGACGAGTTTCCCTCGTACGTCAATCAGATGCCATCGTTCATCACACCGGCTGGCCCGAAACAGTACGCCCTCGCGTTTCGAGAGTCTCATCCCGTGCGGAAAAATGAGGTCCCTGCAAAGGACTTCATTCGCCGGGATACACGACAGACGAACGCATCGGGTGAACATACTCACTGCGAATTCGATGAGTTCGAGGACATCGTGGAGTTCATTCGCCACCCGGCCCGGAATGACCCTCTTGAACGAAGTACGTTCGCGCTCGCTGACCCTGCTCTTCTCGATAAGCCCGATCCGTGCCCCGACGCCGTCTACTACGCGCTTGATCACTGGGAGCGCCCGTGGATACTCCTCGTGGATATCGACGCGAAAACGATTGCTCGGAAGCGGGCAGAACGAACGGTAGCGGACGACGTCGATAATCGAGATACCGAGGATTTCCTCGATGCAGCCGGAATTCGAGCAGCGTCACCAACCGGATATCCCTACGCATTCGAGGACGTCGACCGTGCTATCGAGTACGGGTTCGAGGTCCGAGATATTTTCGAGGATGATTTCGACGCTGAGGAGACGATGGTGATGTACAGCGGACAGGGAGTCCACGTCTACCTGCTTGACACCGACTTGGCCCATCGGTACGACACCAAGAGTCGTGAGGTGCTGAACGACCTCTTGTTGGATACCTATGGCATTCCAATTGATCCGGTGGTGACCGCAGACCGTCGTCGGGTCGCCCGGCTCCCCTACTCATTACACGCTGACGTCTGCAGTATCGTCCAGCCAATCGACAGCCCGAACTTCGATATTCGGACGGCGACACCTGAATTCATCGACTCATGA
- a CDS encoding transcription initiation factor IIB, producing the protein MATRNIYENGFDEDVPTDNPTACPECNGRVRTNSIETACEDCGLVIEEQRIDHGPEWRTFDDDESSSKRTGAPLTVARHDRGLSTEIGRWQDAGGTQLSARKRRQLGRLRREQRRGRWRSKSERNLAHGLGEVRRIASALGLSETVRDQACQLFRSAKREDLLRGRSIEAIAAASVYSACRCNNSRVTRDEVAERAQVERSRVVNAYKTLNTELGLPVNPVTPQSLIPRLGSELAVEDAVRRRALELTELAHGSAIANGRQPAGVAGACLYIASRENGQRLRQTDIAKVAGTTAATLRARRDELSAMIDSEASV; encoded by the coding sequence ATGGCAACGAGAAACATCTACGAGAACGGTTTCGACGAAGACGTACCGACAGACAATCCGACAGCGTGCCCGGAGTGCAACGGGCGAGTCAGAACGAACTCAATAGAGACAGCATGTGAAGACTGCGGACTCGTAATTGAGGAGCAACGAATCGACCACGGACCGGAGTGGCGGACGTTCGACGACGATGAGTCCTCCAGTAAACGAACAGGTGCTCCGCTCACCGTTGCACGTCACGATCGCGGTCTTTCGACCGAAATCGGACGCTGGCAAGACGCGGGTGGAACCCAGCTCTCAGCACGAAAGCGCCGACAGCTCGGCCGACTACGCCGAGAACAGCGCCGGGGGCGGTGGCGATCGAAAAGCGAGCGGAATCTCGCACACGGCTTGGGCGAAGTTCGTCGGATCGCAAGTGCGCTGGGGCTCTCAGAGACCGTTCGTGATCAGGCCTGCCAGCTCTTCAGAAGCGCCAAGCGCGAAGACCTCCTCAGGGGTCGGTCGATCGAAGCGATCGCCGCAGCGAGCGTGTACAGCGCGTGTCGGTGCAACAACTCGAGAGTGACGCGGGACGAGGTCGCTGAACGAGCACAGGTCGAGCGAAGTAGAGTCGTGAACGCCTACAAGACGCTGAATACAGAGCTCGGACTGCCGGTCAACCCGGTTACACCGCAGTCGCTCATCCCGCGGCTCGGTTCGGAGCTGGCGGTCGAGGATGCTGTCCGGCGGCGAGCACTCGAACTCACAGAGCTGGCGCACGGTTCAGCCATCGCAAACGGGCGTCAGCCAGCAGGGGTTGCTGGGGCTTGTCTCTACATCGCCTCCCGAGAGAACGGGCAGAGGCTCAGACAAACTGACATCGCGAAAGTGGCTGGAACGACTGCAGCGACGCTCCGTGCCCGACGGGATGAACTTTCTGCAATGATCGATTCAGAAGCCTCAGTGTAG
- a CDS encoding ribbon-helix-helix domain-containing protein has protein sequence MKYASVSVKFPVELDTEIERFLDETGVYTNKSEFIKEACRAHLRDLNDDTAIAALRLEQLLAQAEQSRESDSEIDAELAALSEKVDAGDLERAVEDAREETSEQVYGSDA, from the coding sequence ATGAAATACGCGAGCGTCAGTGTCAAGTTCCCAGTTGAGCTTGACACCGAGATTGAGCGATTCCTCGATGAGACGGGGGTCTACACGAACAAGAGCGAGTTCATCAAGGAGGCCTGCCGCGCCCACCTCCGTGACCTCAACGATGACACGGCAATCGCTGCGCTTCGGCTCGAACAGCTACTCGCCCAAGCTGAACAGAGCCGCGAGTCCGATAGTGAGATCGACGCTGAGCTCGCGGCACTCAGCGAGAAAGTTGATGCGGGCGACCTTGAGCGAGCCGTCGAAGACGCACGTGAGGAGACGTCCGAGCAGGTGTACGGGTCCGATGCGTGA
- a CDS encoding primase-associated protein, with translation MSTPTPVDDERTAYQVAALPLEYGSTRINQLFTRGYNRYIVDGEDQPDDLLNDLERFGTAAFKEDVRTNAADEPFVDEPGTLAVLATLTAICVKAHPKFEHAPPRKIQILYNIRELYVNNLASLLREFGDATLQQDIAEVLYAKDTSGESPHPGRVCTGITEMPEFGGGLYLEIPMVAASRNCLVYDADRRDAGTEDDREILTRVKDNRLYVPAGDFDEKYHAYAERAFKKLLRVQEDGLSEDQQVWLTTNESAITDRINRFMEAGHHERIWRNWDQGERTIRVLRRAINESADDVVQQDEFHTAKELYSAVTAYDTENNWEASITDWISSPSSLAKTLANHQSHSAVTIKRDGRVNQYRIGHPGSGSTQIDVDAIEDLFELPCMANMEERLHEKKPVRKDLYNFARMVMWLPQYQNSNLDEIVADLKDVFSRWPWYDEQVTDYQIRYEFTNTIDGNTPLPMNCDNDDMQRYCIGKDQCPYSIWGSLPFPDEMYNQVDEHAAGPTEQF, from the coding sequence ATGAGTACTCCTACCCCAGTTGACGACGAGCGCACCGCTTACCAAGTTGCTGCCCTCCCACTCGAGTATGGGTCGACACGCATCAACCAGCTGTTTACGCGTGGCTACAACCGTTACATCGTCGACGGCGAAGACCAGCCCGACGATCTGTTGAACGATCTCGAACGGTTCGGAACGGCCGCGTTCAAAGAGGACGTCCGGACCAACGCCGCTGACGAGCCCTTCGTCGACGAGCCAGGGACGCTCGCCGTGCTCGCCACACTAACTGCCATCTGCGTCAAGGCACACCCGAAATTCGAGCACGCCCCACCGCGGAAGATCCAAATCCTCTACAACATTCGAGAGCTGTACGTCAACAATCTTGCGTCACTCCTCCGAGAATTCGGCGATGCCACCCTCCAGCAAGATATCGCTGAGGTGCTGTACGCGAAGGACACCAGCGGGGAGAGTCCCCACCCCGGTCGTGTCTGTACAGGCATTACGGAGATGCCTGAGTTCGGAGGTGGGTTGTACCTCGAAATCCCGATGGTTGCTGCCTCCCGGAACTGTCTCGTCTACGACGCGGACAGACGTGATGCAGGAACGGAGGATGACAGAGAGATCCTGACGCGAGTAAAGGATAACCGGCTGTACGTTCCTGCCGGTGACTTCGATGAGAAGTATCACGCCTATGCGGAGAGGGCATTCAAGAAGCTTCTTCGCGTCCAAGAGGACGGCCTCTCCGAAGACCAGCAGGTGTGGTTGACGACGAACGAGTCAGCAATCACTGATCGGATCAACCGTTTCATGGAAGCAGGACACCACGAACGTATTTGGCGAAACTGGGATCAAGGCGAACGAACGATTCGTGTCCTACGGCGGGCGATCAACGAGTCAGCCGACGATGTCGTCCAGCAAGATGAGTTCCATACGGCGAAAGAACTCTACAGTGCAGTCACAGCGTACGATACAGAAAACAACTGGGAGGCCTCGATTACGGACTGGATTTCGAGCCCGAGTAGCCTAGCGAAGACGCTTGCAAACCATCAGTCACATTCGGCGGTCACCATCAAGCGGGATGGGCGCGTCAATCAGTATCGCATTGGCCACCCAGGCAGCGGATCGACGCAAATCGATGTCGACGCTATCGAGGACCTGTTTGAGTTGCCCTGCATGGCAAACATGGAGGAACGCCTTCACGAGAAGAAACCCGTCCGGAAGGACCTCTACAACTTCGCTCGGATGGTGATGTGGTTGCCGCAATATCAGAACAGCAACCTTGACGAAATCGTCGCGGACCTCAAAGACGTCTTCTCGCGCTGGCCATGGTACGACGAGCAGGTCACGGACTACCAAATTCGCTATGAATTCACGAATACGATCGACGGGAATACGCCGCTCCCAATGAACTGTGACAACGACGATATGCAGCGCTACTGTATCGGGAAGGACCAGTGTCCCTACTCGATCTGGGGGAGTCTCCCCTTCCCGGATGAGATGTACAACCAAGTGGATGAACACGCCGCTGGTCCCACCGAGCAATTCTGA
- a CDS encoding DNA-binding protein, with translation MSSKNVTSQVVSVDEQAFENADEAAVDEDGFEVVDETPAFQATVQMETQAKVDANHPDGMVETSDERIYGATLEQEERIRAREAELERISAKAELGTQEGRERRTRDIATKRSAKRRAEFQKRAASVDPWADPERDDPRAELSQEQLAAVNTQSMRLAEKVEGWSRAAIGRRLGEAVAGGKDLMSAVIEVFEELETAPGQVVPIGKLEEVNRKEVSIEGHVETLWDSDSPAIAQVGLIADDSGKTKVTIWEKSNAPWVEEGEQVRIHGAARNWYEGRVSLAVTGWSTLHFPERGRWWE, from the coding sequence ATGTCAAGTAAGAACGTAACCAGTCAAGTAGTTTCGGTCGATGAACAGGCATTCGAGAACGCGGACGAAGCGGCGGTCGACGAGGACGGCTTCGAGGTCGTCGACGAGACGCCGGCGTTCCAGGCGACGGTGCAGATGGAGACGCAGGCAAAAGTGGATGCAAACCACCCGGACGGGATGGTTGAGACCAGTGATGAGCGGATCTACGGCGCAACGCTCGAACAGGAAGAGCGTATTCGAGCGCGGGAGGCCGAACTGGAGCGCATCAGTGCCAAAGCAGAATTGGGGACGCAGGAAGGACGGGAGAGACGGACGCGAGATATCGCGACGAAGCGGAGTGCTAAGCGGCGTGCTGAATTCCAGAAGCGGGCCGCGAGCGTGGACCCATGGGCCGACCCGGAGCGAGATGATCCTCGTGCAGAACTTTCGCAGGAGCAGTTGGCGGCGGTGAACACACAGTCGATGCGGCTGGCGGAGAAGGTGGAGGGTTGGTCGCGAGCGGCGATTGGGCGGCGACTGGGTGAAGCCGTAGCCGGTGGAAAAGACCTGATGAGTGCGGTCATCGAGGTGTTCGAGGAATTGGAGACGGCGCCGGGACAGGTGGTTCCGATTGGGAAGCTCGAGGAGGTCAATCGCAAGGAGGTAAGCATCGAAGGGCATGTCGAGACGCTGTGGGATAGTGACTCGCCAGCCATCGCTCAAGTTGGGCTGATCGCAGACGACAGTGGGAAAACGAAGGTAACGATCTGGGAGAAGTCGAATGCCCCGTGGGTCGAGGAAGGTGAGCAGGTGCGCATTCACGGAGCGGCACGGAACTGGTACGAGGGACGCGTCTCACTGGCCGTCACTGGGTGGTCGACCCTGCATTTCCCTGAGCGCGGTCGGTGGTGGGAGTAG
- a CDS encoding SWIM zinc finger family protein, which produces MDQLLPADFEPTSRVLKRAQYEAFAFSVLDGDIRVRNESHENPANHEYRVSVVDGIPATCECPADAAYEGPCKHRVAIAIRSRILELVTKVQVVADGGTTANDRCEPAESDQCDCDKLDDEFPCWNCVRTGRKTLPEK; this is translated from the coding sequence ATGGATCAACTACTACCCGCAGATTTCGAGCCGACGAGTCGCGTGTTGAAACGAGCACAGTACGAAGCCTTCGCGTTCTCAGTTCTCGACGGTGACATCCGAGTTCGTAACGAGAGCCACGAGAACCCAGCAAACCACGAGTACCGCGTTAGCGTCGTCGACGGTATTCCAGCTACTTGTGAATGCCCCGCCGACGCTGCGTATGAAGGCCCGTGCAAACACCGAGTCGCTATCGCGATTCGGTCCCGGATTCTCGAGCTCGTGACGAAGGTGCAAGTCGTGGCAGACGGCGGAACCACGGCTAACGACCGATGCGAACCTGCTGAATCGGATCAGTGTGACTGCGATAAACTTGACGACGAATTTCCTTGCTGGAACTGTGTTCGGACTGGTCGGAAGACGCTTCCTGAGAAGTAG